The following are encoded in a window of Congzhengia minquanensis genomic DNA:
- the dnaA gene encoding chromosomal replication initiator protein DnaA: MKAQLSSIWNSSLKLLKEAVSETSYEHWIEPLKPLGIHEGVLYIKMPTEVHLEIIKSMHLDHIQEAVNAVSDSDLRLELVDYNEPVPACLEYNVSYNTRSDDAVTLNPKYTFSSFVVGESNRLAHAAAKAVSERPADAFNPLFVYGGPGLGKTHLVHAIGNKIKETRPDYNILYVTSEKFMNEFISTIISENSTIEFRNKYRTCDVLIIDDIQFISNKDQTQVEFFHTFNALHESNKQIIITSDRPPKEIKELEERMRNRFEWGLIVDIKPPDLETRVAILKKKASEENFAVSDDIMFYIAEHLKSNIRNLEGVLKRLMAYNVLMGKPITMELADEAIKEFLNNSDDPHINTEYILSVVANYFNVTSDEILSSKRTQEIAYARHIAMYLIREFTNLSLPKIGKELGGRNHATILNGINNIKASIEKNEDTRKIIDELVKNLENRE, translated from the coding sequence ATGAAAGCGCAATTATCTTCCATTTGGAATTCGTCACTGAAACTATTGAAAGAAGCAGTTAGCGAAACGTCTTATGAGCATTGGATTGAGCCGTTAAAGCCCTTGGGTATTCACGAGGGCGTGCTGTATATTAAGATGCCCACTGAGGTGCATTTAGAAATTATTAAATCCATGCATTTAGACCATATTCAAGAAGCGGTGAACGCCGTTTCCGACAGCGACCTGAGATTAGAACTGGTAGATTATAACGAGCCGGTTCCTGCGTGTTTAGAATATAATGTATCTTACAACACCAGAAGCGACGACGCCGTTACCTTAAATCCGAAATATACGTTTTCTTCGTTTGTGGTGGGGGAGTCTAACCGACTGGCCCACGCTGCGGCAAAGGCTGTTTCTGAACGCCCGGCAGACGCGTTTAACCCCCTGTTTGTTTACGGTGGTCCTGGGCTTGGCAAAACCCATCTGGTTCATGCCATCGGCAACAAAATTAAAGAAACCAGGCCGGATTATAACATTTTGTATGTGACAAGCGAAAAGTTTATGAATGAGTTTATCAGCACCATTATCAGCGAGAACAGCACCATTGAGTTCCGCAACAAATACCGCACCTGCGACGTGCTGATCATAGACGATATTCAGTTCATCTCCAATAAAGACCAGACGCAGGTTGAATTTTTTCACACCTTTAACGCGCTGCACGAGTCCAACAAGCAAATTATCATCACGTCGGACAGGCCGCCTAAGGAAATTAAAGAGCTGGAGGAGCGCATGCGCAACCGGTTCGAGTGGGGCCTGATTGTGGACATTAAGCCGCCGGATTTGGAAACCAGGGTGGCCATTTTAAAGAAAAAGGCCAGCGAGGAAAACTTTGCTGTGTCAGACGACATCATGTTTTACATAGCAGAGCACTTAAAATCCAACATCAGAAATTTAGAGGGCGTGTTAAAACGCCTTATGGCATATAACGTTCTCATGGGTAAGCCCATTACCATGGAGCTGGCAGACGAGGCAATTAAAGAATTTTTAAACAACTCTGACGACCCGCACATCAACACGGAATATATTTTATCGGTGGTCGCAAATTATTTTAACGTGACCTCAGATGAAATCTTATCGTCGAAGCGGACCCAGGAAATTGCTTATGCCCGGCACATTGCCATGTATTTAATCCGCGAGTTTACCAACCTGAGCCTGCCGAAAATTGGAAAAGAGCTGGGTGGGAGAAACCACGCTACTATTTTAAACGGCATTAACAACATAAAAGCAAGCATTGAAAAAAACGAAGACACCAGAAAAATTATTGATGAGCTTGTGAAAAACCTTGAAAACAGGGAGTAA
- a CDS encoding transglutaminase domain-containing protein yields the protein MRKKLLLLISILCVVFTVNQTFVFAQDPIEQNARIIFMEEKGIGQEVPAPDKAVIFETVNGLETNYDAMLSYLYQETLNTSDEIDLEQYTCTVDNFKKLVDDFIYQYPCSFIDKTKYYQYTYYIVGSTEYLKSISFSYLFTPADARKAKAKVDEKADEILSKLNNRMTDVEKLLIIHDEVVDNARYDTDSLNLETLPGKTFSIYGNLIEGLSVCQGYAESISYLLSQAGILHKSCISSRLKHIWNYVNADGLWYHLDATWDDPINIAIVGHDYFLTSDETQIALKNTDDFATYGLDAELPVCSSKQIESGYVFNGAQSKFSFQNGLFQTVQKVNEQGVKTNWNYTFGRLKKTAVSFAQTVVNPDKKTDNVTLRLKNNVGTIENPLFFIAYYDNLGKMTKVETCSAASVSGAGGLKVITISADIISLKEGYAKLFLWNGTTFSPYTSAAADITINN from the coding sequence ATGAGAAAAAAGCTGTTGTTACTGATTTCTATTTTGTGCGTAGTTTTCACCGTAAATCAAACGTTTGTGTTTGCACAGGACCCCATAGAACAAAACGCACGCATCATTTTCATGGAGGAAAAGGGAATTGGCCAAGAAGTCCCGGCTCCAGACAAGGCTGTTATTTTCGAGACCGTAAATGGCCTTGAAACGAATTACGATGCAATGCTTTCGTATTTATACCAGGAGACTTTAAATACGTCTGACGAAATTGACCTTGAACAATATACCTGTACGGTTGACAATTTTAAAAAGCTGGTGGATGATTTTATCTATCAATATCCGTGTTCGTTCATTGACAAAACGAAGTATTACCAGTACACATATTACATTGTGGGGAGCACGGAATATTTAAAAAGTATATCATTTTCCTACCTGTTTACCCCGGCTGACGCGCGGAAAGCTAAGGCGAAGGTGGATGAAAAAGCAGACGAAATTTTGTCCAAATTAAATAATCGAATGACAGATGTTGAAAAGCTTTTAATTATCCATGACGAGGTTGTGGACAATGCAAGGTATGACACGGATAGCCTCAATTTGGAAACTTTGCCGGGGAAAACGTTTAGCATTTATGGAAACCTTATTGAGGGCCTTTCCGTCTGCCAGGGCTATGCAGAGTCAATTTCCTACCTATTGTCGCAGGCGGGAATTTTACATAAATCCTGTATATCCAGCCGGTTAAAGCATATTTGGAATTATGTAAATGCAGACGGCCTGTGGTATCATTTAGATGCCACATGGGACGACCCAATAAACATTGCAATTGTGGGACACGATTACTTTTTAACCAGTGATGAAACGCAGATTGCCTTGAAAAACACAGACGATTTTGCAACGTATGGTTTAGATGCCGAGCTTCCGGTTTGCAGCAGCAAGCAGATTGAAAGTGGTTATGTGTTTAATGGTGCACAAAGCAAGTTTTCGTTTCAAAACGGCCTGTTCCAAACCGTGCAGAAAGTGAATGAACAGGGTGTGAAAACCAATTGGAACTATACATTTGGGAGACTGAAAAAAACAGCGGTTTCTTTTGCGCAAACCGTTGTAAATCCCGACAAGAAAACAGACAATGTAACGCTTAGACTGAAAAATAATGTTGGCACTATTGAAAACCCGCTTTTTTTTATTGCATATTACGATAATCTGGGCAAAATGACAAAAGTGGAAACATGCTCCGCTGCATCTGTTTCCGGCGCAGGCGGCTTAAAGGTTATAACAATTTCGGCAGACATTATAAGCTTAAAAGAGGGGTATGCAAAACTGTTTTTGTGGAATGGCACAACCTTTTCACCATATACATCAGCAGCGGCAGACATTACAATAAACAATTAA
- the spoIIID gene encoding sporulation transcriptional regulator SpoIIID: MKAYIEERAVTLANYIVENKATVREAAKVFGISKSSVHKDVAERLWEINQPLAKSVQLILSENKADRHIRGGQATKHKYEIIKSTLSH; this comes from the coding sequence ATGAAAGCCTATATTGAAGAAAGAGCAGTGACTCTTGCAAATTATATTGTTGAAAACAAGGCTACAGTCAGAGAAGCGGCAAAGGTATTCGGCATTTCAAAATCAAGCGTACACAAGGACGTGGCCGAGCGCCTTTGGGAAATTAACCAGCCGTTGGCAAAATCAGTTCAGCTGATCCTATCCGAAAATAAAGCAGACAGGCACATAAGAGGAGGCCAGGCAACAAAACATAAATATGAGATAATTAAATCCACATTATCACACTAA
- a CDS encoding HAD-IIA family hydrolase, protein MSIDKKNGFICDMDGVIYHGNKLLPGVKEFVTWLNDSGKRFLFLTNCSERSPKELSQKLAGMGLAVGEEHFYTSGLVTADFIKSQNPSATAYAIGGNGLTDALCDAGIAINDVNPDYVVLGETSNYDYGKIERAIQLVLHGAKLLGTNPDLTLPSENGLIPGCRALLSPIELTTGKNAYYLGKPNPLMMKAIINILGVKPAETLLIGDRMDTDIIFGIESGIETALVLSGITKESDVQKFAFRPTYVFQSVGDVLTNSTVKVV, encoded by the coding sequence TTGTCGATTGATAAAAAAAACGGATTTATCTGTGATATGGACGGTGTTATTTACCATGGAAATAAACTCCTTCCCGGCGTAAAAGAGTTTGTTACATGGCTGAATGACAGCGGGAAACGTTTTTTGTTTCTCACCAACTGCAGTGAACGCTCGCCCAAGGAGCTTTCTCAAAAGCTTGCAGGAATGGGGCTTGCGGTTGGCGAGGAGCATTTTTACACCAGCGGCTTGGTGACCGCCGACTTTATCAAAAGCCAGAACCCCAGTGCCACAGCATATGCCATCGGTGGAAACGGATTGACAGATGCACTTTGTGACGCGGGTATTGCAATTAATGACGTCAATCCCGACTATGTGGTTCTTGGTGAAACCAGTAACTACGACTACGGCAAAATTGAAAGAGCAATACAGTTGGTTTTACACGGCGCAAAGCTTTTAGGAACCAATCCGGACTTAACGCTTCCTTCGGAAAACGGTCTGATTCCCGGTTGCCGTGCGCTGCTGTCACCCATTGAGCTTACTACGGGAAAAAACGCATATTATTTAGGAAAACCAAACCCGTTGATGATGAAGGCAATTATCAATATTCTCGGCGTGAAGCCAGCGGAAACGCTTCTCATCGGCGACAGAATGGACACGGACATTATTTTCGGTATTGAATCTGGAATTGAAACGGCTCTGGTACTTTCGGGAATTACAAAGGAAAGCGACGTGCAAAAGTTTGCATTCCGTCCCACCTATGTCTTTCAGAGCGTAGGCGACGTCCTGACAAACAGCACCGTTAAGGTGGTGTAG
- a CDS encoding NAD(P)/FAD-dependent oxidoreductase, translated as MKHISLVIIGGGPAGMSAAVAAKQNGIDNLCILERDESLGGILNQCIHNGFGLHKFNEELTGPEYAARYEQQIFDLKIPYVLKTTVLDVTSEKVITATNETEGIFQIQADAVILAMGCRERPRGALNIAGTRPAGIYSAGTAQRFVNIKGYMPGKEIVILGSGDIGLIMARRMTLEGAHVKAVCELLPYSGGLTRNIVQCLNDFDIPLYLSHTVTEIHGKERVTGVTVMEVDANRKPIPGTEMELSCDTLLLSVGLIPENELTKQAGILLDRTTSGAVVGQDRQTNVPGIFACGNVLHVHDLVDFVSEEAETAGVSAAAFIKKTDGFSQADISVIPQGLARYVVPQKITRACDVKLYFRVSDVCRDVTIQIKDGGRVIFSRKKQKVAPGEMETVTLKHDLIEKISGRELIVEVIKQ; from the coding sequence ATGAAGCATATCAGTCTTGTAATCATCGGCGGCGGTCCGGCGGGAATGAGCGCGGCTGTCGCTGCGAAACAAAACGGAATTGACAATTTGTGTATTTTAGAGCGGGACGAGTCACTGGGCGGTATTTTAAATCAGTGCATTCACAACGGATTTGGCCTGCATAAGTTTAACGAAGAATTAACTGGCCCGGAATATGCGGCGCGGTATGAACAGCAGATTTTTGACCTGAAAATTCCCTATGTGCTAAAAACCACGGTGCTTGACGTAACGAGCGAGAAAGTAATTACCGCCACAAACGAAACTGAAGGCATTTTTCAAATTCAGGCGGACGCCGTAATTTTGGCAATGGGCTGCAGGGAGCGGCCCCGCGGCGCGCTGAATATTGCCGGGACGCGGCCAGCAGGCATTTACAGTGCCGGAACGGCCCAGCGGTTTGTAAACATAAAAGGCTACATGCCCGGTAAAGAAATTGTTATTTTAGGCTCCGGCGACATCGGCCTTATTATGGCCCGCAGAATGACCTTAGAGGGCGCGCACGTGAAAGCGGTATGCGAGCTTCTTCCCTATTCCGGCGGGCTGACCCGAAACATTGTGCAGTGTTTAAACGATTTTGATATTCCCCTCTACTTAAGTCACACGGTGACGGAAATTCACGGGAAAGAGCGCGTAACAGGTGTTACCGTGATGGAGGTGGATGCAAACAGAAAACCCATTCCCGGAACGGAGATGGAGCTGTCCTGCGACACGCTGTTGCTTTCTGTGGGACTAATCCCTGAAAACGAACTGACAAAACAGGCAGGAATTTTGTTAGACCGCACAACCAGCGGAGCTGTTGTTGGTCAGGACAGGCAGACGAATGTTCCCGGAATTTTTGCCTGCGGCAATGTGCTGCACGTTCACGACCTGGTGGATTTTGTTTCGGAAGAGGCAGAAACCGCAGGTGTGAGCGCAGCGGCATTTATAAAAAAAACAGACGGATTTTCCCAGGCAGATATTTCCGTTATTCCTCAAGGTTTAGCACGCTACGTCGTGCCGCAAAAAATAACCCGCGCATGCGACGTTAAGCTTTATTTCCGCGTATCGGACGTGTGCCGCGATGTAACAATTCAGATAAAAGACGGCGGCAGGGTGATTTTTAGCCGTAAAAAACAGAAGGTTGCGCCGGGTGAAATGGAAACAGTTACGCTGAAGCACGATCTCATTGAAAAAATATCCGGCAGAGAGTTGATTGTTGAGGTGATAAAACAATGA
- a CDS encoding DUF1667 domain-containing protein: protein MTKNLVCVICPRGCALNVTTENGVAVSVQGNACKRGELYGKNEVTNPVRTLTTTIKTENGALLPVKTAAPVPKAKLFECMEIINQTTAKTPVEIGDVLIYNIGGSGADVVATKSMK, encoded by the coding sequence ATGACAAAAAATTTAGTTTGTGTAATCTGCCCCAGGGGATGCGCCCTAAACGTCACCACGGAAAACGGCGTGGCTGTGTCGGTTCAGGGCAACGCCTGTAAAAGAGGTGAGCTTTACGGCAAAAACGAAGTGACAAATCCCGTAAGAACACTTACAACCACCATAAAAACCGAAAACGGAGCGCTGCTGCCTGTGAAAACTGCTGCGCCCGTTCCCAAAGCAAAGCTGTTTGAATGTATGGAAATTATCAATCAAACAACCGCGAAAACACCTGTTGAAATCGGCGACGTTTTGATATATAATATTGGAGGCAGCGGCGCAGATGTTGTTGCAACAAAATCCATGAAATAA
- a CDS encoding HAD-IIA family hydrolase, with protein sequence MQNYAKFFRKEISGLKQKKLFLLDMDGTIYLDHQLFDGTLDFLDYVKSIGGRYLFLTNNSSNSADKYVEKLKSLGIASEKEDFLTSVFATALYLKKHYANKKHYVFGTKSFQEELADAGLNVTDTLSDDIDCLVMGYDTELTFQKLEDACILLGRGVPYIAANPDFVCPTWYGYVPDCGSVAQALFNATKRMPKFIGKPEPEMALLALERTGFQKSDTILLGDRLYTDIACGVNAGIDTALMLSGEATMKDYEESSVKPDFIFETIKEFLKFLK encoded by the coding sequence ATGCAGAACTATGCGAAATTTTTCAGAAAAGAAATATCCGGTTTAAAACAAAAAAAACTGTTTTTGCTGGACATGGACGGTACCATTTATTTAGACCACCAGCTCTTTGACGGCACCTTAGACTTTCTGGATTATGTAAAATCCATTGGCGGCCGGTATTTGTTTTTAACAAATAATTCATCGAATAGTGCGGATAAGTATGTGGAAAAACTAAAAAGCCTTGGTATTGCGTCTGAAAAAGAGGATTTTTTAACCTCTGTTTTTGCCACAGCCCTCTATTTAAAAAAACATTATGCGAACAAAAAGCACTATGTTTTTGGCACAAAATCGTTTCAAGAGGAATTAGCTGACGCAGGGCTAAACGTAACCGACACGCTTTCTGACGACATCGACTGCCTGGTAATGGGCTACGACACCGAGCTTACCTTTCAAAAATTAGAAGACGCCTGCATTCTTCTGGGCCGCGGTGTGCCCTATATTGCCGCCAACCCGGATTTTGTCTGTCCCACATGGTATGGATATGTGCCGGACTGCGGGTCGGTAGCACAGGCGCTTTTTAACGCTACAAAACGCATGCCGAAATTTATTGGAAAACCGGAGCCGGAAATGGCGCTTTTGGCCTTGGAGCGAACTGGCTTTCAAAAAAGCGATACCATTTTGCTTGGTGACCGGCTTTATACTGATATCGCCTGCGGTGTTAACGCCGGAATTGACACGGCACTGATGTTAAGCGGCGAAGCCACCATGAAAGATTATGAGGAAAGCAGCGTTAAGCCAGACTTTATTTTTGAAACTATAAAAGAATTCCTGAAATTTCTAAAATAA
- a CDS encoding glycerol-3-phosphate responsive antiterminator: protein MNFDESLVIAAVRTEKEFAEALKSPVKTIFLLHADILTLKEQILQAKTVRKEVFVHIDMADGIGKDKKGAAFSAALGAAGIISTRPALIKAAKEAGLLTVMRFFVIDSRSIGTAIENIKSSAPDMVEMMPGILPEIIKEFNRNIGIPIIAGGLIKTKNEIYQALGAGAKAISTGKQELWNS from the coding sequence TTGAATTTTGACGAATCATTGGTAATTGCCGCTGTGCGGACGGAAAAAGAATTTGCTGAAGCCTTAAAAAGCCCTGTGAAAACCATTTTTCTGCTCCATGCAGACATTTTAACCCTTAAAGAGCAAATTCTTCAGGCAAAAACAGTTAGAAAAGAAGTGTTTGTGCACATTGATATGGCGGACGGCATTGGGAAAGACAAAAAAGGTGCAGCGTTTTCGGCTGCCCTTGGCGCGGCAGGCATTATTTCCACCAGGCCGGCGCTGATTAAAGCCGCGAAAGAAGCCGGTCTGCTCACCGTAATGCGCTTTTTTGTAATTGATTCCCGCTCTATTGGCACAGCCATAGAAAACATAAAAAGCTCCGCCCCCGACATGGTGGAGATGATGCCCGGAATTCTTCCGGAAATCATAAAAGAGTTTAACCGAAACATAGGCATTCCCATCATTGCCGGCGGGCTGATTAAGACGAAAAATGAAATTTACCAGGCACTTGGCGCGGGAGCAAAAGCCATTTCAACCGGCAAACAGGAGCTATGGAACAGTTAA
- a CDS encoding RNA-binding S4 domain-containing protein: MKIEISTEFIKLDSLLKFSGVADSGSVAKELIAEGFVTYNGTVCLMRGKKVYPGDRVCVNIPDECSEEICVEK, encoded by the coding sequence ATGAAAATTGAAATTTCTACGGAATTTATAAAGCTGGATTCTCTATTGAAATTTTCCGGTGTTGCAGACAGCGGAAGCGTTGCTAAGGAATTGATTGCGGAAGGGTTTGTAACCTATAACGGCACGGTTTGCCTAATGCGCGGCAAAAAGGTCTATCCGGGAGACCGGGTATGCGTGAACATACCAGATGAATGCAGCGAAGAAATTTGTGTGGAGAAATGA
- a CDS encoding NAD(P)/FAD-dependent oxidoreductase, whose amino-acid sequence MYDVIVIGAGIIGGAVARELMRYQLSVCILEKENDVATGATKANSAIVHAGFDAKEGSMKAKMNVRGSHLMEKNAKELHVKYKNNGSMVIGFSEKDEEMLQELFQRGVQNGVQNLRLLTGSEAIALEPNLNKNVTCALYAPTGAIVCPYELAVACVGNAMDNGAHLIRNFEVKAISRRDGCFIVSDGKQQAAARYLVNAAGLFADEIAKMARDCSFHIHPRKGEYLLLDKTEKPQVSHTIFTTPTKMGKGILVSPTVDNNTILGPTSEDALDKTDTATTANGLSSVLKRVPDMVDGVQTNTVITSFCGLRAVGDTGDFIINNPIPNFINAAAIESPGLSSAFAIAEYVAGLLKKAGLALYENSGFNPNRPSYHEFRELTMEEKNKVIKKDSAYGRIICRCEQVTEGEILEAIRRNPAAADLDGVKRRTRSGMGRCQGGFCSTFITELLAREQHVDFGEITKCGKGSKLSLGKTKEVRQ is encoded by the coding sequence ATGTATGACGTTATCGTTATCGGCGCTGGGATAATCGGCGGCGCCGTGGCAAGGGAGCTTATGCGTTACCAGCTTTCTGTATGCATACTGGAAAAGGAGAACGACGTGGCCACTGGCGCAACAAAAGCCAACAGTGCCATCGTTCACGCAGGATTCGACGCGAAGGAAGGTTCCATGAAAGCCAAAATGAATGTGCGCGGGTCGCATCTAATGGAAAAGAACGCAAAAGAGCTTCATGTGAAATATAAAAACAATGGCTCTATGGTAATTGGTTTCAGCGAAAAAGATGAAGAAATGCTGCAAGAACTTTTTCAGCGGGGCGTTCAAAACGGCGTTCAGAACCTGCGCCTTTTAACAGGAAGCGAAGCAATTGCGTTAGAGCCAAACTTAAACAAAAACGTCACTTGCGCACTTTACGCTCCAACGGGGGCCATTGTGTGCCCCTATGAGCTGGCGGTTGCCTGCGTTGGAAACGCCATGGACAACGGTGCGCACCTGATACGAAATTTTGAAGTGAAAGCAATTAGCCGCCGTGACGGCTGCTTTATTGTTTCCGACGGCAAACAGCAGGCAGCGGCGCGTTATCTTGTAAATGCCGCCGGGCTTTTTGCAGACGAAATTGCCAAGATGGCTAGGGACTGCTCTTTTCATATCCATCCGCGCAAGGGGGAATATCTTCTGCTGGACAAAACGGAAAAACCGCAGGTAAGTCACACTATTTTTACGACCCCCACCAAGATGGGAAAAGGAATTTTGGTTTCCCCCACGGTGGACAACAATACCATTTTAGGTCCCACATCGGAGGATGCGCTTGATAAAACAGACACCGCTACCACTGCAAACGGGCTTTCAAGCGTTTTAAAGCGCGTGCCGGACATGGTAGACGGCGTTCAGACAAACACGGTTATTACCTCCTTTTGCGGACTGCGTGCAGTAGGCGACACCGGCGATTTCATTATAAATAATCCCATTCCCAATTTCATTAACGCCGCGGCCATTGAGTCGCCGGGGCTTTCCTCCGCCTTTGCCATCGCTGAGTATGTTGCAGGGCTGTTAAAGAAAGCGGGGCTTGCGCTTTATGAAAATTCTGGCTTTAACCCCAATCGGCCGTCATACCACGAATTTCGTGAACTGACAATGGAAGAAAAGAACAAGGTAATTAAAAAGGACAGCGCCTATGGCAGAATTATCTGCCGCTGTGAGCAGGTCACGGAGGGCGAAATTTTAGAAGCCATTCGCAGAAACCCCGCCGCAGCCGATTTAGACGGTGTGAAACGAAGAACCAGAAGCGGCATGGGGCGGTGCCAGGGCGGATTTTGTTCCACCTTTATCACGGAACTTTTGGCCCGGGAACAGCACGTGGATTTTGGGGAGATTACCAAATGCGGCAAAGGATCCAAGCTGTCGCTTGGCAAAACCAAGGAGGTAAGGCAATGA
- a CDS encoding HAD-IC family P-type ATPase, with product MTMKVKNMGQEHQSTYLKRYAFTKKKLLNGFITGGLSLILAIVGALFKNTVVICIFSAVSLILSGGETVSRLIKSAKKGKFDDGVFILLAVLVPFFLGRFSIAAIAMAIYKLSSVLILFISGRLGKSFQEIADVLPQYANLVDSGSNIRRVYSESLTNGAKIMVKTGETVPVDCVITDGFSDFDTSNVYESEKNVSLSSGDKVLAGFINTGTSVTCEAVCDYDESLVMDLNRMASMAETKSTKGEQRFLTIARWYPLVVLVVAVAALLIGGFAKGAWTLAMLRVSVLFIVATTSSYIIAVPLLSSCAVWNLKKKGLALATGDLIDEIADINCVAFEKNGILTDGIFKIKDIYTAEGISEEDFLMIAANCIGGRQHPISKILTKYMNQYIPAENVIEFPGKGVECTIMGKSFLCGSETFMAECSIDVSELTGYSIYVSIDGVIMGAMLIQDLIKPNSGETLRKLRQTGVEKIVMFSSERKETAELAYIDCGADEYYADLSPYGRVEAIQNLQKDDEVTLAYVGDRVMGEQALDAANVGLTLISKTDSGLEYAKAVLLGDLETLAEAIEISRLTCGKIELHFYCASAVKIILALLGLFGAINIAAAIVIEALLTLVALFSAKDLIKK from the coding sequence ATGACAATGAAAGTGAAAAACATGGGACAGGAACATCAGAGTACATACTTAAAACGATATGCATTTACAAAGAAAAAATTGTTAAATGGTTTTATCACAGGAGGGCTATCGCTCATCCTTGCCATTGTGGGGGCACTGTTTAAAAATACGGTGGTTATCTGTATTTTCAGCGCGGTTTCGCTGATTTTATCCGGCGGGGAAACGGTGTCGAGGTTGATTAAATCCGCAAAAAAAGGCAAGTTTGACGACGGTGTGTTTATTCTTTTAGCAGTGTTGGTGCCGTTCTTTTTGGGCAGGTTTTCTATTGCGGCAATTGCTATGGCGATTTATAAGCTGTCAAGCGTTTTAATTTTATTCATTTCCGGCCGTCTTGGAAAATCGTTTCAGGAAATTGCAGACGTTTTGCCCCAGTATGCTAATTTGGTTGACAGCGGTTCAAATATCAGAAGGGTTTACAGTGAATCGTTAACCAATGGAGCGAAAATTATGGTGAAAACCGGTGAAACTGTTCCGGTAGACTGTGTGATTACCGATGGGTTTTCTGATTTTGACACGTCAAACGTCTATGAATCGGAAAAAAACGTGTCTCTGTCGTCGGGCGACAAGGTTTTAGCAGGATTTATTAACACCGGAACCTCTGTTACCTGTGAGGCGGTTTGTGACTATGATGAGTCTTTGGTGATGGATTTAAACCGTATGGCATCGATGGCGGAAACAAAAAGCACAAAGGGAGAACAACGGTTTTTGACCATTGCCAGATGGTATCCGCTGGTGGTTTTGGTTGTGGCGGTTGCGGCGCTTTTAATCGGAGGCTTTGCAAAAGGCGCGTGGACGCTTGCCATGCTCAGAGTGAGCGTGCTTTTTATTGTGGCAACCACGAGTTCTTACATCATAGCGGTGCCGTTGTTGAGCTCCTGTGCCGTGTGGAATTTAAAGAAAAAGGGCCTGGCGTTAGCCACCGGCGATTTAATAGACGAAATTGCAGACATCAATTGCGTGGCGTTTGAGAAAAACGGCATTTTAACTGACGGGATCTTTAAAATTAAAGACATATACACCGCCGAAGGCATTTCAGAAGAGGATTTTTTGATGATAGCTGCAAACTGCATTGGCGGCAGGCAGCATCCTATCTCTAAAATTTTAACAAAATATATGAATCAATACATTCCTGCGGAAAACGTGATTGAGTTTCCCGGAAAAGGCGTGGAATGCACGATTATGGGCAAATCGTTCCTATGCGGCTCGGAAACCTTTATGGCAGAATGCAGTATTGACGTTTCGGAGCTTACCGGATATTCAATTTATGTTTCCATTGACGGCGTGATTATGGGCGCCATGCTGATTCAGGATTTGATTAAGCCAAATTCCGGCGAAACGCTTCGGAAACTCAGGCAGACGGGCGTTGAAAAAATTGTGATGTTTTCCTCTGAACGGAAAGAAACTGCAGAGCTGGCCTACATCGACTGCGGCGCAGACGAGTATTACGCAGACCTTTCGCCCTACGGACGCGTAGAAGCCATTCAAAATTTGCAAAAAGACGATGAGGTGACGTTGGCCTATGTGGGCGACCGCGTTATGGGGGAACAAGCCTTGGATGCTGCGAATGTAGGACTTACGCTCATTAGCAAGACAGACAGCGGCTTAGAATATGCAAAAGCAGTTCTGCTGGGAGACTTGGAAACGCTCGCTGAGGCCATTGAAATTTCAAGACTCACTTGTGGAAAAATTGAATTGCATTTTTATTGTGCATCTGCCGTAAAAATTATTTTGGCACTTTTGGGTCTGTTCGGCGCCATTAACATTGCCGCTGCAATTGTCATTGAAGCGTTGCTTACTTTGGTAGCTTTGTTTTCCGCAAAGGATTTAATAAAAAAATAA